Within bacterium, the genomic segment ATCAGCCCGCGCATTCCCGGGATCATCGAGAGCGTGCAGGTGGATATCGGCGCACGGGTCGTGAAAGGCGATCTCCTTTTGAAGATCAACAGCGTGGAGCTGGGCCGGATGCTCGCTGATTTCGAGCGCAGCAACGCACTGACCGAGCTTTCCCGCAAGAACTTCGAGCGGGAACAGTCGCTCATGGAGCGCAAGATTTCATCGGAACAGGACATGATCGAAGCCCAGATGATCCATGAGGGGCACAGGACCGAGCTGAAGGCGGCCAAGCAGGCGCTCCACGTTTTCGGTCTCACGGAAGACGACCTGGCGGCTTTGAGGGAGCAGATAAACGACACGGGCATGGGCTGCCTGCCGGTGCGGGCTCCCCTTGCCGGAACCATCATCGAGAAACACGCCGTGATCGGCGAACTGGTCGAGCCGGGCAAGAGTGTCATGCTCCTTGCCGATCTCGACGCTGTCTGGGTATGGGCCGATATCTACGAGCAGGATCTCCACCAGCTGCTCGCGGCTGAACAAGAGGACCCGATTCCGGTGAAGGTCTTTGTCGGGGCCTTTCCAGATCGCCTCTTCGAGGGCAACGTCGACTACATCGGCGCCACCATGCAGGAACGCACGCGGACGATCAAGGTGCGCGCCACGGTTCATAATACGGACCGTCTGCTGCGGCCCGGCATGTTCTGCGAGATCCAGATCGGCATGGATGCCGGCGAGGACGTGCTCGCCGTACCGAAAACGGCCCTGCTTGCAGATGAAGGCCAACACTTCGTCTTCAAGCACTGGCAGGATGACCTCTATGTGCGGCGCGCCGTACAGAAGGGCCGTGAGTTCTTCGACACCGTTGAAATCACCGAAGGCTTGGAGCCTGGCGAGCTGGTCGTCACAGAAGGCGCCTTCCTGCTGAAATCCGATGTCCTGCGCGAAAAGATGGGCGCCGGTTGTGCGGACTAGGAGGCGGCGATGTTGGATAGGCTGATTCACTTCGTCCTGCACCAGCGCCTGCTGGTATCGATCGCGACCGTCGTGCTGGTGGCCGGTGGTATTTTCGCCTGGAATCTCTTGCCCATCGATGCTTTTCCGGACGTCTCGAATGTCCAGGTGATGATCTTGACGGAAGCGCCAGGACTGGCTCCTGTCGACGTGGAACAGCAGATAACCTTTCCCATCGAGCTGGCCATGCAGGGACTGCCGGACGTGCGGCAGATCCGCTCCTTGTCGAAAGCGGTGCTCTCCCAGGTGATCGTCGTCTTCGAGGATCACGTCGACACCTACATGGCCCGGCAATTGGTCTTCGAACGACTCCAGTCGGCCAGGGGGGGCATCCCGGAGTGGGCCGAACCGGAAATGGGGCCGATCAGCACCGGGCTCGGCGAGATCTATCAGTACACCCTGGAGAGCGACACGCATACCCCGATGGAGCTGCGGACAATCCAGGACTGGGTCATTGCGCCGCAGCTCAGGTCTGTTCCCGGTGTGAACGAAGTCAACAGCTTCGGTGGTTTTGTCCGACAGTATCACGTGCTCGTAAATCCCAATGAACTCTTGAAATACGGCATCACACTCGACGACGTGCTGGTGGCCATCGAGAAGAACAACGCCAACGCCGGCGGCAACTTCCTCGTTCAAGGCTGGGAGCAGGCCTACGTGCGGAGCGTGGGTCTCATCGAGTCCGTCTCCGATATCGAGGACATCGTCCTGGAGGCCGAGGACGGCACGCCCATATACCTGAAAGACGTGGCCACGGTGGGATTCGGCCCGGAGACGAGGCAGGGAGCAGTTACCCGCGACGGGAAAGGGGAGCGGGTGGCGGGCATGGTCATCATGCTGAAGGGCGAGAACTCCAAGATCGTCGTGGACAGCGTCAAGAAGACCATCCCCAAGATCCAGGCAGGCCTTCCGGATGGTGTGCGCATCGACACGTTCTACGATCGCACAACGCTTATCAAGGCATGTATCCACACCGTGTCCAACGCGCTCCTGCTGGGAGGAATGTTCGTCATCTTCGTACTGTTCCTCTTCCTCGGCAATCTGCGCGCTTCGATCATCGTCGCACTCTCGCTTCCCCTTTCCGCGCTCATCGCATTCATCCTGATGGGCTTGCAGGGGGTCACGGCCAACCTGATGAGTCTTGGCGGTCTGGCCATCGCCATCGGCATGATCGTGGACGCCTCCATCGTCATCTCGGAGAACATAACCCGGCATCTGGGCGAGAAGGAGGGAGCCGGCATTCCGCGTACGCGGATCGTCTTTGACGCCGTGCGCGAGGTGGCACGGCCCGTGTTGTTTGCCATCCTGATCATCATCATCGTATTCCTCCCCCTGTTCACGCTGCAGCAGATGGAAGGCAAGATGTTCCGTCCGCTGGCACTGACGATGTGCTTCGCCATGCTGGGCTCGCTCCTGGTCTCCTTCACCATCGTACCCGTACTGTGCTCTCTCTTCGTGCGCGGACGGAAGGAGGCGCGTGACAACCTCCCGGTCCGAGTCTGCAAGAAAGCCTACCTGCCGCTGCTGGCTCTGGCCCTGAGGCGCCGGTGGACGACGGTCCTGATAGCCGGCGCCGTCCTGGCGGCGTCGCTGCTGCTGATACCGTTCATCGGCACGGAATTCCTCCCCCAACTGAATGAGGGAGCCATCGCGATCAATATCGTGCGACTGCCGTCCGCCTCGCTCGACGGATCCATGGCGGTGGGGACCGAAATCGAACGCCGCCTCCTGGTGCAGTTCCCGGAGGTGGAAACCGTGGTGACCAAGACCGGCCGCGCCGAGATCTCCGAGGACCCCATGGGACCGGAACAGAGCGACGTCTTCATCATGCTCCACCCGCAGGACGAGTGGGACACGGGACGGAGCAAAGGGGATCTCGTGGCGGCCATCCAAGAGGATTTGAGCCGGATTCCGGGAATCCGGCTCTCCTTCTCGCAGCCCATCGCCCTGCGCGTCAACGAGCTCATTTCCGGCATCAAGAGCGACCTGGCCGTGAAGCTGTTCGGACCGGACTTGGACGTGCTGGGGGAACACGCCAATCGGATAGCGGCCGTCATGAATGGCATCGAGGGCGCCGAAGACGTCAAGGTGGAGCAGATCACGGGATTTGCTCAGGTGGAGGTGGTCGTGGACCGCAAGGCGATCGCACGGCACAAGATCAACCTGGCGGATATCAACGAGATCATCGAGACCGCCGTGGGCGGCAAGGTGGCTACGACGATCGTGGAAGGGCAGAAGCGCTTTGCCGTGCTCGTGCGTTTCCCCGCGGAGCACCGCCGCGACATCGAAGCACTGGAGAATATTCTGGTCCCTTCACCCGAGGGACCCCGCGTGCCGCTCGCCCGGCTGGCCACGATCGAAGAGGTGGAAGCGCCGTCCCAGATCAGTCGCGAGAACGGCATGCGGCGCGTCGTCGTCGAATGCAACATCCGCGGGCGGGACATGGGGAGTTTCGTCGCCGAGGTCCGGGAACGGATCCGGTCCATCGTGGGAGAATTGCCCAGTGGCTACTTCGTGGACTACGGAGGGCAGTTCGAGAACCAGCAGCGGGCCATGAAGCGACTGGCCATCGTGGTGCCGATGTCGATTCTCTTGATCTTCCTGATGCTCTTTCTGGCCTTCGATTCCCTCAGAAGTGCCTTTCTCGTCCTGGTGAATTTGCCGTTCGCCCTCGTCGGCGGCATCCTGGCAATCTTCCTGCTCCGGATCAACCTGAGCGTGTCGGCCGCCATCGGATTCATCGCCCTTTTCGGGACGGCCGTGGAGAACGGAACCGTTCTGATCACATTCTTCAACCAGCTGCGAAGACAGGGCCTCAGCACGGTCGAAGCCGTCATGAAGGGCTGTGATTTGAGATTCCGCCCCCTCCTGATGACCGCATTGACGACGCTCCTGGGTTTGACGCCGCTCATCTTCGCGACCGGCAGCGGCTCGGAAATCCAGCGCCCTCTGGCCACGGTCGTCATCGGGGGGCTCGTGTCCTCGATGTTCCTGACACTGATCGTCTTGCCGGTTCTGTATGCTCTCATGAAATCCGGCAGGACCGGGCAAGGTGCGGAAGACCGGCCTACGGGATCGGACACCACCAGCGCAGAGAGACTGCCTGATTGACTGTCGATTCAAGGTAGCCCGGAGGCGTCAAGCAGGTATGAGACAAGCAGGGTCGGCATTGCATATCACGGCAAAGTGTGACATCATTATTCAATTAACCTTCGGGACAATCAACCGGGAGCCGCCCATGCGCCCACTGCTCGCCCTGTTATTCACCCTCGTGACCATTTGCGGCGTCGCCTCCGCCCAGACTTATACGCTCGGCGACACCTTGACGGTCATCCAGCGACCTCTGCTGAACATCCCCTCAATCGTCACGCCGGGCGAGGACCTGGCGATCAGCTGCGAGGCGAATCCCGCCACCACGGGCTGGACCGCGACGCTGGAGCGCGGCGGCTTGAACATACCGCTGTCCGTCACCTCGGCCGTCTACGAACCGGCGACCACCTGGTGGCTGCTGACGGCGGCGGTGCCGGAGGTCCCGGTCTACGAAATCTACGACCTGCGCGTGACCGCCGACGGCGGCCTCGACGACAACACCCGCCACGCGGTGCGCGTCATCCCCCAGCGGCGCGACGACTTCTACTTCGTGCACATCACCGACACGCACCTGCCGACCTACCTGTACTACTACGAGGACGGCGCCGACACCGACAGCACCACCAGCGAGGGCCTGCGCGAGATCACCCGCGACGTGAACATCATCAATCCCGAGTTCGTGCTGCTGACCGGCGACTTCGTCAACGAGGGCGAGCTGGAGGATTTCCTGGACAAGCACTACTACAGCCGCGGACAGATGCACCTGGCCGAGTTCGAAGTGCCGGTCTACCTGACCGCCGGCAACCACGACGTCGGCGGCTGGAGCGACACGCCGCCGTCGGACGGCACCGCGCGGCGGGACTGGTGGCGCCTCTTCGGCTGGCGCAAGCTCGATGCGCCGCCGCCGGCCGAGCTCATCTACACGCAGAACTACAGCTTCGACTACGGCCCGGTCCACTTCGTCGGGCTGGAAGCCTACGACAACTACGACAGCTGGCGTTACAGCATCTACGGCGCCGAGAGCTTCACGGCACGGCAGATGCTGTGGCTGCAGGGCGACCTCACCGATGCCGACGCCCTGTACAACGTCCTGTTCCACCACTACGACTTCGGCAACGAACTCAATCTCTCGTCCCTGGGCCTCGACATGTCCTTGTGGGGACACATCCACCGCGACACCGACGATAATACGCCGCCCTACGACATCTCCACCGACAACGCCGGCGGCAGCAACCGCCCGTTCCGCCTGGTGCGCTTCTTCAGCGGCGAGTTCGACCCGCGGCCCACCCTCGAGGCCCAGGATGGCGACGTTCTCCGCGTCACCTACGCCCCGGCCAACGACGGCACCCACGATTTGGTCACCGCCCAGGTCGTCAACGGCTACGGCGAGCGCTTCGAATACGGGCGGCTGCGCATCCACATGCCCGCGGACGCCGCCGGCTTCATCGTCAGCGGCGGCACGCTCGCACAGGTGGACGATACCGGCGGGACGGCCCTCTGCTACGTGGACGTGGACATCCCGGCCAACGGCCAGGCCACGGTGATCGTGGAGGTGGACGACGCGGCCGGCACGCCGCCCGCGGTCTCCGCCTCGCGGCTGAGCGCGCATCCAAACCCCTTCAACCCTCGCACCGAGATCACCTTCGCGATGCCTGCGGCCGGCGCCTGCCGCCTGACCGTCTTCGACGCCCTGGGCCGCGAGGTCGCCGTTCTGGCCGACGGCCGGCGCGAGAGCGGTCCCCAGACCGTCACCTGGGACGGCCGCGACACGGAAGGCATGTCCTTGCCCTCCGGCACGTATTTCGTGGGTCTGCGGGCCGGGACGTATGTCGAGACGAGAAAAGTGACACTGGTCCGATGATAGGGTAATCTGCGCGGACACACCCCCCACGAGAGGATGAGTCATGCGCATTGTCCTGCTGATCGCCGCCGCGTCCGTGCTCCTGGCCGGCTGCCAGTCCGGCCAGCCAGACGATCTGGACGCCTTCCTGGCCGGATACGATATCCTGTACCGCGACCTCTGGCGGCTGGCCGAGGGCGCGCGCTGGGACGCCAACGTCGATATCGGCGACGCCGCCTCCGCCGCCCGCATCGCCGCCGAGAAGGAATTCGCAGAGAAGCTCGGCAACGCCGAACTGATCCTGACGGCCCAGGAGTTCCTCAAGCGGGACGGCCTGAGCTTCGAGCAGCGCAAGCAGCTCGAATACGTCCTGCTCAACGCGGCCAAGTTCCCGGGCACCATCCCCGAGACGACCACCGCCCTGATCGAGGCCGAGGCCGCCCAGAACGAGCGCCTCTACGGCTTCGAGTTCAGCGTGCAGCTGCCCGGCGAGGCGCCGCGCGCCGTCACGGCCAACGAGATCGCGACGGGGCTCACCGGAGCTCCCGATCCCGCCGCGCGCCGCGCATGGTGGGAAGCGAGCAAGGAGATCGGTCCGAGCCTGCGCGAAGGCCTGTTGCAGCTGCGCGACCTGCGCAACGAGACCGCCGGCAGCATGGGTTACAGCTCCTTCTTCGCCCTCGAGGTGAGCGAATACGGCCTGACGCCGCGGGAGATGATCGACCTGATGGACGAGGTGCTCGCGGGCCTCATGCCCCTCTACCGGCAGCTCCACTGCTGGGTGCGGCACGAGCTCGCAGCCAGGTACGGCGAGCCCGTGCCGCGCCGGCTGCCCGCCCACTGGCTCGGCAACCGGTGGGCCCAGGCCTGGCCGGGCATCGTCGAGGGCATCGACCTGGACGCCCTGGTCGCGGACAAGACACCGGAGTGGCTCATCACGCAGGCCGAACGCTACTACACATCGATGGGCTTCCCGCCGTTGCCGGCCGGCTTCTGGGAGAACAGCGACCTCTACGCCGTCGGCGCCGACAGCGAACGCAAGAAGAACACCCACGCCTCGGCCTGGCACATCGACCTGGACCAGGACGTGCGCTCGCTCATGAGCGTCGAGCCGACCTTCGACTGGCTCCAGACCACCCACCACGAGCTGGGCCACGTCTACTACTACCTCGCGTACAGCAATCCCGACGTGCCGTTCGTGCTGCGCACGGGCGCCAACCGCGCCTTCCACGAAGGCATCGGCACCTTGATAGAGCTGGTGTCCAGCCAGACGTCGTACCTGCGCATGATCGACCTGCTGGGCGAGGACGAGCAGATCGACCACATCCAGTGGCTGCTCAACCAGGCGTTGCTGGGACCGGTCACGTTCCTGCCTTTCGCCTGCGGCACCATGACCCACTGGGAGCACGACTTCTACGAGGAGCCGCTGCCCGCGGACCAGATGAACGCCCGCTGGTGGCGATACGTGGGCGAGTACCAGGGCGTGGCGCCCCCCGAGCCCCGGGGCGAGGAATGGTGCGACGCGGCGACCAAGACCCACATCAGCGACGACCCGGCCCAGTACTACGACTACGCCCTGAGCAGCGTCGTCCTGCACCAGCTGCACGATCACATCTGCCGGGAGATCCTGCACGAGGCGCCCCAGACGGCCACCTACTACAAGCGCCCGGAGGTCGGCGCCTACCTGCGGGAGATCCTGCGACCGGGCGCCACCCGCGACTGGCGCGAGCTGATGGTCGAGGCCACCGGCGGGCCGCTCTCTTCGCGGGCCATGCTGGAGTATTATCAGCCGCTGCGGGAGTGGCTCGAGGAGCAGAACGCTGGACGGGATGTGACCTTCGACTGACGGCTCCCGCACACCCGGGATCGCGATACGCTCGGCCGGCACCTTCACGGGTGCCGGCCGACGTTTTCGTGCCGGGGTCGGGCGCGTGCTAGAACGTGAGAACGACGCCCAGCTGATAGGCCGTCAGATCGGTCTCGCTGCACGAGGGCGCGTAGACGGGCACATTATCGACGATCGTGATATCGCCCTCGGTGAGGTACTCCGCCTCGCCGCCCTGCAGGTGGCTGACCTTGAGGTCCAGGAACACGCCGGGTTTCTTCTCGTCGCGGTTTCCTTCGCTCAGCCGGATCAGCAGGCCTCCGGCTCCGCCCCAGAAAGTGGCGAAGTCGTCGTAATTGGTCTGACGCGCCACCTCGTCGCCGTCCCACCAGTCCTCGTCCTCGAGCTTGGATTCGGTCCACAGGTAGCCGAGGCCGACACGGGCCTCGGCGTAAGGCTGCACGGCACCGGTCAAGGGGCGCCACTGGGCGAAGAGAAAAGCGCCGGCGAGGTTGTTGCTCGTGGTCAGATCGAAGTCCTCCACCAGGGGCAGGCTGCAGGTCCGGGTCTCGCTGCCGTAGATCATGGCGTTGAGACCGAGACCGAAGGTGAAAGACGGCCGCGGGCGCAGTCCGTAGTGGATCTCGAGGCCGCCGCCCTCGGTACCGACCGCGTCACCGAATTCGCCGGTGGGCGTGGCCAGCAGGAGTCTGACGCCTCCTTCCTGATCGAGGGCGCAGGCTGTCGTGGCGAGCGTGAGCAGGACGAGCAGGGTCGCGAATTTCAAGGTGTTCATGTCGGGTCTCCGTTTCCATACCAGGTCTTTTCGTTTTGGCTCGGGACACTGTCCGAGCGCGGGCAATTCACGCGTGACCAGGAAATTGCATTAAATGAACCATTGTTCAGATATGGAGTTTGATGAATGTATCTTATTCTGATACAGCGTGTTACGTGTCGGATTGAAGATGGCCGGCGTGGCAAAGATATATGGTGTTTTATCACATCTGTGGCGAAGCGTCCTCTCGACACTCCAGCAGTTCGGGGGAGGCACAATGAACCTCCCCCTGCGGAAGACCCAGCGCTCATATTCAACTCAAGCAGAGGGCATGTGTGGATGCACACACATGCGAAAGGCGACTCTCGAAGAGCCGGAGCCTCTCGCGTGCGTGTGCATCACCCTATGACCGGCCCACTAGATCATGAACTCCATCAGCCGCAGATGGTCCTCCCACGGCATGGCCTGCCAGCTCTCCGCGGTCACGGCCCCCACCGAGCGGGAGATCATCGAGACCACATGGGCGGTCGCATTGTCGGGGGCCTCGTAGATGTCCATGTAGTCGTAGGGACCGAGGATGGCGTAATGGGCCAGCCACTTCACGTCGGGACAGGCCGTCGTCACCTTCTGCATCCAGTCGCGGCTGAAGGCCTTGCGATCCTCAGCGCCGCGCATGGCGGCCGGCGCCAGCTTGGTCATCAGAACGAAGATGGACATGGAGTCACCTCCTGCTGGGGATGATTTCATATTAGCACAAAAGGGGTTGCATCGCGCGCAAGGCGGATCTATATTTGCATACTGACGCAATCGTGCAAACCAAGGATCACAACATGTCCTCACGACAGCCCTGCTGCTCAGATCTCCAGAAATGGCTCGAACCGGACACCTTCAAGGTGCTGGGAGATCCCAGTCGCACGGCCCTGCTGCTGCTGCTGGCGGATAGCCCCGGGCCCCGGACCGTGACCGCCTTGGCCGCCGGCTTGCCCATCGACATCTCGGTGGTATCGCGTCATCTGCGGATCTTGCGGGATGTGGGCGTCGTGCATGCGATCAAGCGGGGCAAGGAGGTCCATTATCACCTCGATTGCGGGGACCTGGCCCGGCGGCTCCGGCATCTGGCCGACGCCCTCGACGCCTGCCGCCCCTCTTGCGCACTCAAACCCGAGGAGTCGACATGACCGACACGAAACGCCCCGAAGACGCCGGGAAGCTGCGTGAAGCCGTTTCCGCGGGTTACGCCAGGATCGCTACGTCCGGCGGCGGCTGCGGCGGATGCTGCGGCGGCCCGCGAACCCGGCCGCAGGACATCAGTCTCGAGCTGGGCTACGACGCGAACCAGCTCGCATCCGTGCCCGCGGGCGCCGATCTGGGACTGGGCTGCGGCAACCCCACGGCTCTCGGCGAGTTGAAACCCGGCGAGATCGTGCTCGATCTCGGCTCCGGCGCCGGCCTGGACGCCCTGCTGGCCGCGCGGCAGGTCGGACCGACGGGACGCGTCATCGGCGTGGACATGACCGAGGCCATGCTCGACAGGGCGCGCGACAACGCCGTCCGGGGCGGCTTCGAGAACGTCGAGTTCCGCCGCGGGTTGATCGAGGAGCTCCCCGTGGACGACGCCAGCATAGATGCGATCGTCTCCAACTGCGTGATCAACCTGTCGCCGGAGAAGGACCGCGTCTTCCGCGAGGCGTACCGCGTGCTCAGACCCGGCGGCCGGATGCTGGTCTCGGACATCGTGCTCGAAGAGGCCTTGCCGCCGGAGATCGCCGAGCGTGTCGACGTCACCATCGGCTGCGTGGGCAACGCCTCGCTGCGTGCGGATTACCTGCGCACGGTCCGCGAGGCCGGTTTCGGTGAAATCGAAATAGTCGCCGAGAAGACGTACGGCGCCGACCTGCTGGCCGGCACCGCCTTCGCGGATGACATCGCCCGCGACCACGGCCTGTCCCTGGACGAGCTGGCCGAGCATCTGGGCAAGGTGACGAGCCTGAGTCTCAGAATACGCAAGCAAGTCTAGGACCGGCCAACATCACCTTGGCGACGGTCTCGGGCGGATCACCCGGGCGGACAGCGAGGGGACGCACACCCTTTTCTGGCGACTCTCGTAGAGCCGGAGCCAGAACAGGGTGTACGTCCCCTCGCAGTGCGTCGAGGCGCGAGTGTCAGCCCGAGACCATCGCCGAGGTGGTGTTGTCCAGGGTCGAACCGTGCAAACTGTGCGGGATCAGGAAGACTCCCAGCACGACCAGCGCCGCGACGATCGCCACGGCGCGCGGCCAGCGACCGTCCCCCCTGCGCCAGGACGCCCAGACCCAGGCCAGCACGGCCGCGGCCAGCTTGTTGTCGGTGAGGTCCTCCCCCAGGGGCCAGCCCGTCCAGTAGGCGCCGAAGGCGTATTTCTGCACGATGGGACCGAGGATCAGCCCGCCGACGACGAGCAGCCCCAGGGTGGTCAGGGACATCCTCCCGCGCCGAGGACCGTCCACGACCGCTTCCAGCCCGGTGCGCGTCGACCACAGCATGGCCAGGAACATGAAGAGTATGTGCGGCGCCAGCACGAGCCGGGGCACGTCCCCCTTGAAGCGGGCGACGACGGCCCGTTCACCGCTGACGACCAGGGTCTCGTCGTCCCGGGCCAGCACCACGCTGTATTCGAGCTTGCCCGCCGCCGGCTGCGCGGGCAGATGGGCGACCAGGCGATCCCCTTCGCGGGCCATGGGCGCCGTGATCCAGCCGTCGCCGGCGCCGAGCCGCCGCCACAGGATCCGGCCCGTCACGGCCGGGGTATCGACCTCGAGCCCAACCGGCAGATCGGAGCCGACATCGTGCGAACGGAGCAGTTCGCCCCTCACGCCGCCGCCGGCGAATTCGGCGTCGACGCGGACCTCGTAGGTCGGTCCGGTCACGCGCTGATAGACGGCCGAGACGAGGGTCAGCAGCAGGGCCGCAGTCCAGAGCATCCAGTTCCGCAAATCGGGCCTCCCGGGTAGGATCGGGACACACTACAACAGAGGCTGAGGCCTGTCCGCAGAAAACGACTTGCGATTTCATGGTTCGATCGTATTTTTTCGCGTGCGATAAACCACGGGACATGCGCGCAGGCCACCCTTGACCGGACAGGAATGCGATATCATACGCAACGCTTTTTATGATAACATCTTGACCGGTGCTCCCGTACTGCTTAGGGTATCGACGTCGCCCCACCGCTGCTTCACTCAGGAGAAATAATGAGGAACGGACACCCCCAGGGCCTGTACGTCTGCTTCGGCGCCGAGATGTTCGAGCGCCTCTGTTATTACGGCATGAGAGGATTGCTGATCCTCTACCTCACCAAGGCCCTGCTGCAGGGCGACACCAAGGCCATCGGCATCTACGGCGCCTACACGGCGCTGGTCTACGCCGCCCCGGTCTGGGGCGGCAAGCTGGCCGACGCTGTCCTGGGCTACAAGCGGGCGGTGATCTTCGGCGGCATCGTCATGGCCATCGGCGAATTCTTGATCCTCGGCGGGACCGAGTTCTGGCTGTTCCTGGGCATGAGCGCCATCATCGTCGGCAACGGCTACTTCAAGGCCAACATCTCCACGATGGTCGGCAAGCTGTACCGGGACGGCGATCCGCTGCGCGACTCCGGCTTCACCATCTTCTACATGGGCATCAACATCGGCGCGCTGCTGGCGACGGTCGCCGTGGCGCCCATCGGCGAGAAGTTCGGCTTCCACTGGGGATTCGGGCTGGCGGGCGTCGGCATGCTGATCGGTGTGGGCATCTTCCTCAAGGGAATGCACAAGCTGGGCACCGCCGGCGATCCGCAGAATCCCGACATGTTGCGTAAATACGGCAAGCTGGTCTACGGCGGGTCGCTGGCCGGCATCCCGCTGCTGTATGCCCTGATCACCTACGGGCAGGGCGTCGCGCTGTTAGGGCAGGACATCCTCTTCTGGATCCTGATCGGACTGCTGGTCTTCGTCTGCTTCAACCTGCTGCGCGCCGGCTTCCAGGGAGACCGCGTGCAGCGCGATCGCATCATCGTGCTGCTGATCCTGATGACCTTCAACGTCGTTTTCTGGGCCTGCTTCGAGCAGGCCGGCAGCTCGCTCACCCTGTTCGCCGACCGCAACGTGGACCGCGACGTCTTCGGACTCTACGAGATGCCTGCGTCGCAGACCCAGTTCTTCAACCCGGCCTTCATCATCATCTTCGGCAGCATCTTCTCGGTGATGTGGGTGAGCCTCTCGCGAATCGGGCGCAATCCGAGCATACCGATGAAGTTCGGGCTGGGCATCATCCAG encodes:
- a CDS encoding metalloregulator ArsR/SmtB family transcription factor, which produces MSSRQPCCSDLQKWLEPDTFKVLGDPSRTALLLLLADSPGPRTVTALAAGLPIDISVVSRHLRILRDVGVVHAIKRGKEVHYHLDCGDLARRLRHLADALDACRPSCALKPEEST
- a CDS encoding M2 family metallopeptidase; protein product: MRIVLLIAAASVLLAGCQSGQPDDLDAFLAGYDILYRDLWRLAEGARWDANVDIGDAASAARIAAEKEFAEKLGNAELILTAQEFLKRDGLSFEQRKQLEYVLLNAAKFPGTIPETTTALIEAEAAQNERLYGFEFSVQLPGEAPRAVTANEIATGLTGAPDPAARRAWWEASKEIGPSLREGLLQLRDLRNETAGSMGYSSFFALEVSEYGLTPREMIDLMDEVLAGLMPLYRQLHCWVRHELAARYGEPVPRRLPAHWLGNRWAQAWPGIVEGIDLDALVADKTPEWLITQAERYYTSMGFPPLPAGFWENSDLYAVGADSERKKNTHASAWHIDLDQDVRSLMSVEPTFDWLQTTHHELGHVYYYLAYSNPDVPFVLRTGANRAFHEGIGTLIELVSSQTSYLRMIDLLGEDEQIDHIQWLLNQALLGPVTFLPFACGTMTHWEHDFYEEPLPADQMNARWWRYVGEYQGVAPPEPRGEEWCDAATKTHISDDPAQYYDYALSSVVLHQLHDHICREILHEAPQTATYYKRPEVGAYLREILRPGATRDWRELMVEATGGPLSSRAMLEYYQPLREWLEEQNAGRDVTFD
- a CDS encoding GYD domain-containing protein; amino-acid sequence: MSIFVLMTKLAPAAMRGAEDRKAFSRDWMQKVTTACPDVKWLAHYAILGPYDYMDIYEAPDNATAHVVSMISRSVGAVTAESWQAMPWEDHLRLMEFMI
- a CDS encoding CusA/CzcA family heavy metal efflux RND transporter; translated protein: MLDRLIHFVLHQRLLVSIATVVLVAGGIFAWNLLPIDAFPDVSNVQVMILTEAPGLAPVDVEQQITFPIELAMQGLPDVRQIRSLSKAVLSQVIVVFEDHVDTYMARQLVFERLQSARGGIPEWAEPEMGPISTGLGEIYQYTLESDTHTPMELRTIQDWVIAPQLRSVPGVNEVNSFGGFVRQYHVLVNPNELLKYGITLDDVLVAIEKNNANAGGNFLVQGWEQAYVRSVGLIESVSDIEDIVLEAEDGTPIYLKDVATVGFGPETRQGAVTRDGKGERVAGMVIMLKGENSKIVVDSVKKTIPKIQAGLPDGVRIDTFYDRTTLIKACIHTVSNALLLGGMFVIFVLFLFLGNLRASIIVALSLPLSALIAFILMGLQGVTANLMSLGGLAIAIGMIVDASIVISENITRHLGEKEGAGIPRTRIVFDAVREVARPVLFAILIIIIVFLPLFTLQQMEGKMFRPLALTMCFAMLGSLLVSFTIVPVLCSLFVRGRKEARDNLPVRVCKKAYLPLLALALRRRWTTVLIAGAVLAASLLLIPFIGTEFLPQLNEGAIAINIVRLPSASLDGSMAVGTEIERRLLVQFPEVETVVTKTGRAEISEDPMGPEQSDVFIMLHPQDEWDTGRSKGDLVAAIQEDLSRIPGIRLSFSQPIALRVNELISGIKSDLAVKLFGPDLDVLGEHANRIAAVMNGIEGAEDVKVEQITGFAQVEVVVDRKAIARHKINLADINEIIETAVGGKVATTIVEGQKRFAVLVRFPAEHRRDIEALENILVPSPEGPRVPLARLATIEEVEAPSQISRENGMRRVVVECNIRGRDMGSFVAEVRERIRSIVGELPSGYFVDYGGQFENQQRAMKRLAIVVPMSILLIFLMLFLAFDSLRSAFLVLVNLPFALVGGILAIFLLRINLSVSAAIGFIALFGTAVENGTVLITFFNQLRRQGLSTVEAVMKGCDLRFRPLLMTALTTLLGLTPLIFATGSGSEIQRPLATVVIGGLVSSMFLTLIVLPVLYALMKSGRTGQGAEDRPTGSDTTSAERLPD
- a CDS encoding efflux RND transporter periplasmic adaptor subunit: MRRILPVSSVPALFAVLVFFLGACDHGHADGENQAVQGDEHAGHEHGEEGENPLAMSLDEIAAARCEHRIATYECDACRFEVGVVKVSDSLLKKTASAGAGLLGTEVVALRHAAVRLDVTGEVRLNENTAVHISPRIPGIIESVQVDIGARVVKGDLLLKINSVELGRMLADFERSNALTELSRKNFEREQSLMERKISSEQDMIEAQMIHEGHRTELKAAKQALHVFGLTEDDLAALREQINDTGMGCLPVRAPLAGTIIEKHAVIGELVEPGKSVMLLADLDAVWVWADIYEQDLHQLLAAEQEDPIPVKVFVGAFPDRLFEGNVDYIGATMQERTRTIKVRATVHNTDRLLRPGMFCEIQIGMDAGEDVLAVPKTALLADEGQHFVFKHWQDDLYVRRAVQKGREFFDTVEITEGLEPGELVVTEGAFLLKSDVLREKMGAGCAD
- a CDS encoding metallophosphoesterase; amino-acid sequence: MRPLLALLFTLVTICGVASAQTYTLGDTLTVIQRPLLNIPSIVTPGEDLAISCEANPATTGWTATLERGGLNIPLSVTSAVYEPATTWWLLTAAVPEVPVYEIYDLRVTADGGLDDNTRHAVRVIPQRRDDFYFVHITDTHLPTYLYYYEDGADTDSTTSEGLREITRDVNIINPEFVLLTGDFVNEGELEDFLDKHYYSRGQMHLAEFEVPVYLTAGNHDVGGWSDTPPSDGTARRDWWRLFGWRKLDAPPPAELIYTQNYSFDYGPVHFVGLEAYDNYDSWRYSIYGAESFTARQMLWLQGDLTDADALYNVLFHHYDFGNELNLSSLGLDMSLWGHIHRDTDDNTPPYDISTDNAGGSNRPFRLVRFFSGEFDPRPTLEAQDGDVLRVTYAPANDGTHDLVTAQVVNGYGERFEYGRLRIHMPADAAGFIVSGGTLAQVDDTGGTALCYVDVDIPANGQATVIVEVDDAAGTPPAVSASRLSAHPNPFNPRTEITFAMPAAGACRLTVFDALGREVAVLADGRRESGPQTVTWDGRDTEGMSLPSGTYFVGLRAGTYVETRKVTLVR